A window of the Microbulbifer aggregans genome harbors these coding sequences:
- a CDS encoding polysaccharide deacetylase family protein, whose protein sequence is MSKKVIWPDDARLAVSIVVNVEEGSESTLLDGDRGPEPVDELGVAPRKPIRAHANESNYEYGIREGWPRIQALLERYQVPATFCAAAVALERAPQIARFIAEGEHEVCSHGYRWQHQFAMSEDEERAFIRKAIVSITDTTGQRPRGWLSRYLHTDNTRKLLQEEGFDYHMDDYSADEPFWAPVQGSDRPMLVLPYAIDSNDMKFWTAPSLTPQAWLDYACRTLDTLLAEGAMQTRMMSLGLHLRIIGRPGRIGALEEFLRYASSKDGLWFATRAAIADAFSAQVSQNQIREPLRGWEKF, encoded by the coding sequence ATGAGTAAAAAGGTGATCTGGCCGGATGATGCACGGCTCGCTGTTTCCATTGTGGTGAATGTCGAGGAGGGCTCCGAGAGCACGTTGCTCGACGGTGATAGGGGTCCCGAGCCAGTGGACGAACTCGGCGTGGCCCCGCGCAAACCGATCCGGGCACACGCCAACGAGAGCAACTACGAGTACGGCATTCGCGAGGGTTGGCCGCGTATCCAGGCACTGCTCGAGCGCTATCAGGTGCCGGCAACTTTCTGTGCGGCAGCGGTTGCTCTGGAGCGGGCACCACAGATTGCGCGCTTTATTGCCGAGGGCGAACACGAAGTCTGTAGCCACGGTTACCGCTGGCAGCACCAGTTTGCCATGAGCGAGGACGAGGAGCGGGCGTTCATCCGTAAGGCCATCGTTTCTATCACCGATACCACCGGCCAGCGACCCCGGGGCTGGTTGAGTCGCTACCTGCATACAGACAACACTCGCAAACTGTTGCAGGAAGAGGGCTTCGACTACCACATGGACGACTACAGTGCTGACGAGCCGTTCTGGGCACCAGTGCAGGGCTCAGATCGACCGATGCTGGTCCTGCCTTACGCCATCGATTCCAACGATATGAAATTCTGGACTGCGCCTTCCCTGACACCACAGGCATGGCTGGACTATGCGTGCCGGACGCTGGATACGTTGTTGGCCGAAGGGGCAATGCAGACCCGCATGATGTCGCTTGGCCTGCATCTGCGGATCATCGGTCGGCCCGGTCGCATCGGTGCCCTGGAGGAGTTTCTGCGCTATGCCAGTTCCAAAGACGGGCTCTGGTTCGCAACCCGGGCTGCGATCGCTGACGCCTTCAGCGCACAGGTTTCGCAAAACCAGATCCGCGAACCGCTGCGCGGTTGGGAGAAATTCTGA
- a CDS encoding SDR family NAD(P)-dependent oxidoreductase, which produces METQGKYPELRDKVAVITGAGRRDGLGEAMARRLAAEGVRVVLTDIGHAAGENLPAQAVGTTAEMEEIAAEIRAAGGDVATYTCNVLEPQEVQAAAEFALGHFGSLDIWVNNAGIGYLMQPVVEMPVDKWDAVLGVNLRGAFLGIKYAAEVMLRQGHGGRIINIGSQASKSGFAHAAAYTASKHGLVGLTRAAAQELGSAGITVNTICPNHVTTGLGAWQNAHFSEVTGKGYDRYMEDMRARIPLGRPGLQEDVAKACAFLCSEEASYITGEAMNVSGGEEYH; this is translated from the coding sequence ATGGAAACACAGGGCAAGTATCCCGAATTGCGCGACAAGGTCGCGGTAATTACCGGAGCAGGGCGCCGTGATGGGCTCGGCGAAGCCATGGCCAGACGGCTGGCAGCGGAAGGCGTCAGGGTGGTGCTGACTGATATTGGTCATGCGGCGGGTGAGAATCTTCCTGCACAAGCGGTGGGGACCACCGCTGAGATGGAGGAGATAGCGGCAGAAATCCGTGCGGCCGGCGGCGATGTCGCGACCTATACCTGCAATGTTCTGGAGCCGCAGGAAGTGCAGGCGGCAGCAGAGTTTGCCCTGGGGCATTTCGGCTCCCTGGATATCTGGGTCAACAACGCCGGTATCGGTTACCTGATGCAGCCAGTGGTGGAGATGCCCGTCGACAAGTGGGATGCAGTGCTGGGGGTGAACCTGCGTGGAGCCTTCCTCGGCATCAAGTATGCGGCCGAAGTCATGCTTCGTCAGGGGCACGGAGGTCGCATCATCAATATTGGCAGCCAGGCTTCCAAGTCCGGCTTTGCCCATGCGGCGGCCTATACCGCCTCCAAACATGGACTGGTGGGGCTGACTCGCGCTGCGGCGCAGGAACTGGGGTCAGCGGGAATTACCGTAAACACCATTTGCCCCAATCACGTCACTACCGGACTGGGTGCCTGGCAGAACGCACATTTTTCCGAGGTCACCGGTAAGGGATACGACCGCTATATGGAAGATATGCGTGCACGAATTCCTCTCGGCCGCCCCGGCTTGCAGGAGGATGTTGCCAAGGCCTGCGCTTTCCTCTGTTCTGAAGAGGCTTCCTATATCACCGGCGAGGCGATGAATGTCTCGGGCGGTGAGGAATATCATTAA
- a CDS encoding REDY-like protein HapK: MTTTIVVLFNLKPGVSPSDYEQWARSTDLPTVRKLGSVDDFSVLRTTGLLGTETPAPYQYVELLVVNDMEKLGGDVSSETMQRVASEFQQFADNPQFMLTEIV, from the coding sequence GTGACCACCACAATTGTCGTGCTGTTCAACCTCAAACCGGGCGTCAGTCCATCTGATTATGAGCAGTGGGCCAGGAGCACTGACCTGCCCACCGTGCGCAAACTCGGTTCTGTGGACGACTTCTCTGTTCTGCGTACCACCGGCCTGCTGGGCACCGAGACGCCAGCGCCCTACCAGTATGTCGAGCTGCTGGTAGTGAATGACATGGAGAAGCTGGGGGGGGATGTCTCCAGCGAGACGATGCAGCGGGTCGCCAGCGAGTTCCAGCAGTTCGCGGACAATCCGCAGTTCATGTTGACCGAAATCGTCTGA
- a CDS encoding glutathione S-transferase family protein: MKLYSLPHSPYAARVRIQARMDALPLEVLPPPVPLRTEAFLERFPLGKVPVLELESGDTIAESWAIMEYLAETAPAGRSALLPATALERAQMRMLGRYADFHLAANALFPLFRAAMGIGQEDADGIAEGIAESLRAELMKGERLISDFGSDRQLTLGDIALAPTMLYLQELAPVAGVKKPLEDFPALGAWWSWINRSAAVSETLQEVRTAYHAFVDSLVAKA; this comes from the coding sequence ATGAAACTGTACAGCTTGCCTCATTCACCCTATGCGGCGCGGGTCCGTATCCAGGCCCGCATGGATGCACTGCCGCTGGAGGTGCTGCCGCCGCCGGTCCCCCTGAGAACCGAGGCTTTCCTGGAGCGCTTTCCGCTGGGCAAGGTGCCGGTACTCGAGCTCGAGAGCGGTGACACCATCGCGGAAAGCTGGGCAATCATGGAATACCTTGCCGAGACCGCACCAGCGGGACGCAGTGCACTGTTACCTGCCACTGCACTGGAGCGGGCGCAGATGCGCATGCTGGGCCGGTATGCGGATTTCCACCTGGCTGCCAATGCGCTGTTTCCGTTGTTCCGCGCCGCCATGGGCATAGGACAGGAGGATGCGGACGGTATTGCAGAGGGTATCGCGGAAAGTTTGCGCGCTGAACTGATGAAAGGGGAGCGATTGATCAGCGATTTCGGTAGCGATCGTCAGCTGACGCTGGGTGATATTGCGTTGGCTCCGACGATGCTGTATCTGCAGGAGCTGGCCCCTGTGGCCGGAGTCAAAAAGCCACTGGAAGATTTTCCCGCGCTTGGCGCCTGGTGGTCCTGGATCAACCGCTCTGCGGCGGTCAGCGAGACCCTGCAGGAGGTGCGCACCGCCTACCATGCGTTCGTCGACAGCCTTGTGGCCAAGGCCTGA
- a CDS encoding isochorismatase family protein, with amino-acid sequence METTTKTAKEIYREVKANPARKRFGFGGKAALVNVDPQKAYTRTDLFKTAYETDPNQLHYINELAKSFRAKDWPVIWTHVAYMDSGEDAGIWGTRTDTPDSLQNIKFDSTRSEFDDRLEIDRNRDVIYCKKMPSAFFETQLQSLLVWHQVDTVIITGGSTSGCIRATAVDSLSRGYRTIVPEECVADKHESYHYANLTDLSLKYADVVDVAEVFHWLETKNT; translated from the coding sequence ATGGAAACAACAACAAAAACAGCCAAAGAGATTTACCGGGAAGTCAAAGCCAACCCCGCGCGCAAACGGTTTGGGTTTGGCGGCAAGGCAGCACTGGTGAATGTGGACCCGCAGAAAGCCTACACACGCACAGATCTGTTCAAGACGGCCTACGAAACAGACCCCAACCAGTTGCACTACATCAACGAGCTGGCAAAGAGCTTCCGCGCAAAAGACTGGCCGGTTATCTGGACCCACGTGGCCTACATGGATTCCGGTGAGGATGCCGGCATCTGGGGTACCCGCACCGACACCCCCGATTCATTGCAGAATATAAAATTCGACTCCACCCGCAGTGAATTCGATGATCGGCTCGAAATCGACCGCAACCGCGATGTCATCTACTGCAAAAAAATGCCCAGTGCATTCTTTGAGACCCAACTGCAATCTCTGCTGGTCTGGCATCAGGTCGACACGGTGATCATTACCGGCGGCTCAACTTCGGGCTGTATCCGCGCGACTGCCGTCGACAGTCTCTCCCGGGGCTACCGGACCATCGTTCCTGAAGAGTGCGTGGCCGATAAACACGAAAGCTACCACTACGCAAACCTTACCGATCTCTCGCTCAAGTACGCCGATGTAGTGGATGTCGCTGAAGTCTTTCACTGGCTGGAAACTAAAAATACCTGA